In the Natronobacterium texcoconense genome, one interval contains:
- a CDS encoding DUF7563 family protein has translation MPLCTNCDRPVSIDFARTKGNGENVEWCPRCRSE, from the coding sequence ATGCCGCTCTGTACGAACTGTGACCGGCCGGTGTCTATCGATTTTGCACGAACGAAGGGAAACGGCGAGAACGTCGAGTGGTGTCCGCGGTGTAGAAGCGAGTAG
- the rnhB gene encoding ribonuclease HII, with amino-acid sequence MPFGVDEAGKGPALGSMFAAAVYAPESAALPDGIADSKRLAPERREELAATLYEDDQFGIGVAEITTDRIDDPTTDMNSLAVEAHANAIEGALEDVDDSLEEPISGLCDACDTDAARFARRVSDATSFSGDLALDLEARHGADDESAVVGAASIVAKVERDAHVETIADEYGDVGSGYPGDSTTREFLESYVDDHGELPPFARSSWSTCEKLLAEAQQTGLEQF; translated from the coding sequence ATGCCCTTCGGCGTCGACGAGGCCGGCAAAGGACCGGCGCTTGGATCGATGTTCGCCGCGGCCGTCTACGCCCCAGAGTCGGCCGCTCTTCCCGACGGAATCGCGGATTCGAAACGCCTCGCGCCCGAACGCCGGGAAGAACTCGCCGCGACACTGTACGAGGACGACCAGTTCGGGATCGGCGTCGCCGAAATCACGACCGATCGGATCGACGATCCGACGACGGACATGAACTCGCTGGCCGTCGAGGCACACGCGAACGCGATCGAGGGTGCACTCGAGGACGTCGACGACTCGCTCGAGGAGCCGATCAGCGGCCTCTGTGACGCCTGTGATACGGACGCTGCGCGGTTCGCACGGCGGGTTTCCGATGCGACTTCGTTCTCCGGCGACCTCGCCCTCGACCTCGAGGCACGCCACGGCGCCGACGACGAGTCGGCGGTCGTGGGCGCAGCCAGCATCGTCGCCAAGGTCGAACGCGACGCCCACGTCGAGACCATCGCCGACGAGTACGGCGACGTGGGCAGTGGCTACCCCGGGGACTCGACGACTCGCGAGTTCCTCGAGTCCTACGTCGACGACCACGGCGAGTTGCCACCGTTCGCCCGCAGTTCGTGGTCGACCTGCGAGAAACTGCTGGCGGAGGCACAGCAGACCGGACTCGAGCAGTTTTGA
- a CDS encoding S9 family peptidase codes for MTAEDSLPLDAFYDLTRITELTISPDGDRIAFVATEYDEAAEEAVTSLFVVPADGSREPHRLTTVDGASSPAWSPSGDRLAFLAAREIDVQRRVGRSEQDDSDDDSDGENGNDEEPKPQVWAFDLERGGDARQVTDREEGVSAFDWSPDGDRLVIASRDPTEDEQTYLEQVREGGPIETTRLQHKVDGAGWTDEVTTYLFVVDYDSGETERLDDAYGGGAFQDLAGMEPRWGPTDRIAFTSCRLERPDDTLVRDVYTIAPDGADLERLTDGDWQCSGPSWREDGTLGFLARDPENWCRPTEVYYHDGEEARSLTADLDRTVAFWGTIEWVGDAAYTLVGDEGRTRVVRADLDGTVERVFEAQGDDRAILGFDVADDEETASLLFSHPGDGLDVHAVATEDLAADDPPASLCRLSEVNADLIDSYPMPAVRRVEWESDGWTLDGVVYHDPAVDLEDGPHPLVVAIHGGPMSYDEPEFRFDHAALTSRGYVVFRPNYRGGTSRGREFAEVLKGRWGTAEVEDIVAGVEALVDRGWVDPDRVFGHGFSYGGIAQGYLVTQTDLFTAAAPEHGIYDLRSEFGTSDSHNWTEADFGFPWENPETYDDASAILEADEIETPLLVMAGGEDWRCPPSQSEQFYVAARKQDVDAKLVVYPDENHDVGDPDRAIHRLEQILEWYETHDPAREKLSSTE; via the coding sequence ATGACTGCAGAGGACTCGCTGCCCCTGGATGCGTTCTACGATCTCACCCGCATCACCGAACTCACGATCTCGCCGGACGGCGATCGAATCGCGTTCGTGGCGACGGAGTACGACGAAGCGGCCGAGGAAGCCGTCACCTCCCTGTTCGTCGTGCCCGCGGATGGTTCCCGCGAACCACACCGGCTGACCACCGTCGACGGTGCCTCGAGTCCGGCCTGGAGCCCCTCGGGAGACCGACTCGCCTTCCTCGCGGCGAGAGAGATTGACGTGCAACGGCGCGTCGGCCGAAGCGAGCAAGACGATTCGGACGACGACAGTGACGGCGAGAACGGCAACGACGAGGAGCCGAAACCGCAGGTCTGGGCGTTCGACCTCGAGCGCGGCGGCGACGCCCGGCAGGTGACCGACCGCGAGGAGGGCGTCTCGGCGTTCGACTGGAGTCCGGACGGCGACCGGTTGGTGATTGCGTCGAGAGACCCGACCGAGGACGAGCAAACGTACCTCGAGCAAGTGCGCGAGGGCGGCCCGATCGAGACGACGCGACTCCAGCACAAGGTCGACGGCGCCGGCTGGACGGACGAGGTGACGACCTACCTGTTCGTCGTGGACTACGACTCGGGCGAGACGGAGCGCCTCGACGACGCCTATGGCGGCGGTGCGTTCCAGGATCTTGCGGGGATGGAACCGCGCTGGGGGCCGACCGACCGGATCGCGTTCACCTCCTGCCGGCTCGAGCGCCCCGACGATACGCTGGTCCGGGACGTCTACACGATCGCGCCGGACGGTGCCGACCTGGAGCGGCTGACCGACGGTGACTGGCAGTGTTCGGGACCATCGTGGCGCGAGGACGGAACGCTCGGGTTTCTCGCCCGCGACCCGGAGAACTGGTGTCGCCCCACGGAAGTCTACTATCACGACGGCGAGGAAGCGCGGTCGTTGACGGCCGACCTCGATCGAACGGTCGCCTTCTGGGGAACCATCGAGTGGGTCGGCGACGCCGCCTACACCCTCGTGGGCGACGAGGGCCGGACCAGGGTCGTCCGCGCAGACCTCGACGGAACCGTCGAGCGCGTCTTCGAGGCACAGGGCGACGACCGCGCGATCCTGGGGTTCGACGTCGCCGACGACGAGGAGACGGCGTCGCTCCTGTTTTCGCACCCAGGTGACGGGCTCGACGTCCACGCGGTCGCGACCGAGGACCTCGCGGCCGACGACCCACCGGCGTCACTGTGCCGACTCTCCGAGGTCAACGCCGACCTGATCGACTCGTACCCGATGCCTGCAGTGCGTCGCGTCGAGTGGGAATCCGATGGCTGGACGCTCGATGGCGTCGTCTACCACGATCCGGCCGTCGACCTCGAGGACGGCCCGCACCCGCTCGTGGTGGCGATCCACGGCGGCCCGATGTCGTACGACGAACCCGAGTTCCGGTTCGACCACGCGGCGCTGACGAGCCGTGGCTACGTCGTCTTCCGGCCGAACTACCGCGGCGGCACCTCGCGGGGCCGGGAGTTCGCCGAGGTACTGAAAGGCCGATGGGGAACGGCCGAGGTCGAGGACATCGTCGCCGGCGTCGAGGCGCTCGTCGACCGCGGGTGGGTCGATCCCGACCGCGTCTTCGGGCACGGCTTCTCCTACGGCGGAATCGCGCAGGGATATCTCGTCACCCAGACCGACCTGTTTACCGCCGCCGCACCCGAACACGGGATCTACGATCTCCGCTCGGAGTTCGGCACCAGCGACTCGCACAACTGGACGGAAGCGGACTTCGGGTTCCCCTGGGAGAACCCCGAAACGTACGACGACGCCTCCGCGATCCTCGAGGCCGACGAAATCGAAACGCCGCTGCTCGTGATGGCCGGCGGCGAGGACTGGCGCTGTCCGCCCTCGCAGTCCGAACAGTTCTACGTCGCGGCGCGCAAGCAGGACGTCGACGCGAAACTCGTCGTCTATCCCGACGAGAACCACGACGTCGGCGATCCGGACCGGGCGATCCACCGGCTCGAGCAGATACTCGAGTGGTACGAGACGCACGATCCGGCCCGAGAGAAGTTGTCGTCGACGGAGTAA
- a CDS encoding preprotein translocase subunit SecD, translated as MGPKAFVKEYWRFLLLIVFVTLAFAALFAPGFAMGDGDDIVLDEENETVDENPTNLEYGLGLEGGARVSAPPVGMTVDSLDIEYDERTDVQSEVQQELGVEAMDVVVRHHEDSDRFTAEVFDEDVTSAQFAEALQAAGVDVTEDDVEQGVTQETRDEMIQTIELRINEAGLSGGTAYEESTLGGEHYIVTEVPGMTADELHELLTDRGDVRIDAYHPGGEDGTHTNDTVLTRDEMSQIGAASYDDRRGEDYVPITVDSASGEDEASPAEEYQARMNEYGFTTQPGVGQCTIKDPATREVSFDHPDDDQQWCLLTMVDGEVVDAHPMGDSLAESMYNEEWSANPTFRMIVPDQQSAHTLAVNLHSGALTAPLDFDRDQRYSISPALADQFKEYSLLIGALSILTVSGVVFTRYRDKRVALPMIATAMAEVVILLGFAAAIRMPLDLSHVAGFIAVVGTGVDDLVIIADEVMDDGDVNSQRVFESRFRKAFWIIGAAAATTIIAMSPLAVLSLGDLRGFAIITILGVLVGVLITRPAYGDILQRLMTDK; from the coding sequence CCGCGCTGTTCGCTCCCGGGTTCGCCATGGGCGACGGCGACGACATCGTCCTGGATGAAGAGAACGAAACCGTCGACGAGAACCCGACGAACCTCGAGTACGGACTCGGACTCGAGGGCGGGGCACGCGTGAGCGCGCCGCCGGTCGGGATGACCGTTGACAGCCTCGACATCGAGTACGACGAACGAACTGACGTCCAGTCGGAAGTACAGCAAGAGCTCGGGGTCGAGGCGATGGACGTCGTCGTTCGCCATCACGAGGACAGTGATCGGTTCACCGCCGAAGTGTTCGACGAAGACGTCACGTCAGCACAGTTCGCCGAGGCGTTACAGGCTGCCGGCGTCGACGTCACCGAAGACGACGTCGAACAGGGGGTCACCCAGGAGACCCGCGACGAGATGATCCAGACCATCGAGTTGCGGATCAACGAAGCCGGGCTGTCGGGCGGGACTGCCTACGAGGAGTCGACGCTCGGCGGTGAGCACTACATCGTCACTGAAGTGCCTGGAATGACCGCGGACGAACTCCACGAGTTACTCACTGACCGCGGTGACGTCCGGATCGACGCCTACCATCCAGGCGGCGAGGACGGGACGCACACGAACGATACCGTGCTTACCCGCGACGAGATGAGCCAGATTGGAGCCGCCTCCTACGACGACCGGCGCGGCGAAGACTACGTCCCGATTACTGTCGACAGCGCCAGCGGCGAAGACGAAGCGAGCCCCGCCGAGGAGTATCAGGCACGGATGAACGAATACGGGTTCACCACCCAGCCAGGAGTCGGGCAGTGTACGATCAAAGATCCCGCAACCAGGGAGGTCAGCTTCGACCACCCCGACGATGACCAGCAGTGGTGTCTACTCACCATGGTCGACGGCGAAGTGGTCGACGCCCATCCGATGGGAGACAGCCTCGCCGAGAGCATGTACAACGAGGAGTGGTCGGCCAACCCGACGTTCCGGATGATCGTCCCTGACCAGCAGTCCGCTCACACGCTCGCGGTCAACCTCCACTCCGGCGCGCTGACCGCACCGCTCGACTTCGATCGGGACCAGCGGTACTCGATCAGCCCGGCACTCGCCGACCAGTTCAAGGAGTACTCGCTGCTGATCGGTGCCCTGTCGATCCTGACCGTCAGCGGCGTGGTCTTTACGCGTTACCGTGACAAGCGTGTCGCCCTGCCGATGATCGCCACGGCGATGGCAGAGGTGGTCATCCTGCTTGGCTTCGCGGCCGCGATACGCATGCCGCTCGACCTCTCGCACGTCGCCGGCTTCATCGCCGTCGTCGGTACCGGGGTGGACGACCTCGTGATCATCGCCGACGAGGTGATGGACGACGGCGACGTCAACTCACAGCGGGTGTTCGAGTCGCGGTTCCGCAAGGCCTTCTGGATCATCGGGGCCGCGGCCGCGACGACGATCATCGCGATGTCGCCACTCGCCGTACTGAGCCTCGGAGACCTCCGTGGGTTCGCCATCATCACGATCCTCGGCGTGCTCGTGGGCGTGCTCATCACCCGGCCCGCCTACGGTGACATCCTCCAGCGGCTGATGACGGACAAGTAA